The following are encoded together in the Pedobacter steynii genome:
- the aqpZ gene encoding aquaporin Z translates to MKQCRKMKKLVAEFIGTFWLVLGGCGSAVLACNYPGAGIGFAGVALAFGLTVVTIAYALGHISGAHLNPAVSIGLWIGGRFDGKELIPYIISQVLGGIAAAGILYVITTGNGSAIGGFATNGYGDLSPGKYSMTAALVTEVVMTFIFLLIILGATDERAPKGFAGLAIGLGLTLIHLISIPVTNTSVNPARSTSQALFVGGEAVGQLWLFWVAPIAGAILAGLVYKAVFAAKAQTT, encoded by the coding sequence ATTAAACAATGTAGAAAAATGAAAAAACTTGTAGCAGAATTTATTGGAACATTTTGGTTGGTTCTGGGCGGCTGCGGAAGCGCTGTTCTGGCTTGTAATTATCCTGGAGCAGGAATCGGCTTTGCCGGAGTAGCTCTTGCTTTTGGCTTAACAGTAGTCACCATCGCTTATGCCTTAGGACACATCTCAGGAGCACACCTTAATCCGGCCGTTTCAATTGGCTTATGGATTGGCGGACGTTTCGACGGAAAAGAACTGATCCCTTACATCATATCACAGGTTCTGGGTGGAATAGCCGCTGCCGGTATATTATATGTTATCACAACCGGCAATGGAAGCGCCATTGGTGGCTTTGCCACAAATGGCTACGGCGACCTCTCCCCTGGTAAATACAGTATGACCGCCGCACTGGTAACAGAGGTAGTGATGACCTTTATCTTCCTGTTGATTATCCTTGGAGCTACAGATGAAAGAGCACCAAAAGGCTTTGCAGGTCTGGCCATTGGCCTGGGGTTAACATTAATCCACCTGATCAGCATTCCGGTAACCAATACTTCTGTAAACCCTGCAAGAAGCACGAGTCAGGCTTTATTTGTTGGTGGCGAAGCAGTAGGCCAGCTATGGTTATTCTGGGTTGCCCCTATCGCTGGTGCAATTTTAGCCGGATTGGTATATAAAGCAGTTTTCGCAGCTAAAGCACAAACTACATAG
- a CDS encoding cytochrome-c peroxidase, whose amino-acid sequence MPLRRFILPVIALFVLLSVYCTNSSPKPGMEMVKDLLITQSDSLNLSLNQLDEAARGRDTTLLRKRFLETRNAFKKMEWFCEYYAPGLSREVNGPPLPEVEVEENKSTEPSGLQVIEELIYPAQPSEKENLKLEITSLRASLVRLKSTIVQTELTEAHVFDACKLEIFRITITGITGFDTPLSGSGIAEAGVSLKAVAGVLQMFGKNEALQKQIDQAVSYVGQHVDFNAFDRMTFIRVYANQISKGILKWQNELKIKPLETELALYNKAGTLFDSGIFNIKHFVNSAEAIPSPEKLAIGKALFNDPIVSGSVRTCNSCHKPELAFSDGLIKSPSLTPGESVQRNAPTLMYAGLQNAQFYDMRFSSLENQAMDVIANKDEMHGSIEEAAKRLEKDQRYYLLFQKAFPAMEKEIKPRFVMIAIASYIRSLSPFNSRLDQYMRGDNQKMNPNELKGFNLFMGKAKCATCHFMPLFNGTAGPSFSNTEGEVLGVLQDPKAKKPIIDSDEGRYNWTKMDVLKFAFKTPTLRNIALTGPYMHNGAYETLEEVMDFYNKGGAAGMGIKLDNQTLSPDPLNLSEKEIQDIIAFLKTLNDQ is encoded by the coding sequence ATGCCTTTAAGAAGATTCATATTGCCAGTCATCGCTCTTTTTGTGTTGCTTTCTGTATACTGTACAAACTCATCCCCGAAACCAGGAATGGAGATGGTAAAGGATCTCCTGATTACTCAAAGTGATTCATTGAACCTTTCTTTGAACCAATTAGATGAAGCTGCCCGTGGTCGTGATACTACTCTGCTGAGGAAACGTTTTCTGGAAACCAGAAACGCCTTTAAAAAGATGGAATGGTTTTGTGAATATTATGCCCCCGGACTTTCAAGAGAAGTGAATGGTCCTCCTTTGCCAGAGGTGGAAGTGGAAGAAAATAAATCGACAGAACCTTCCGGACTGCAGGTGATTGAAGAGCTGATTTATCCTGCACAGCCCTCGGAAAAAGAAAATCTAAAATTGGAAATCACTTCTTTGAGAGCAAGTCTTGTTCGTCTTAAATCAACAATTGTCCAGACTGAACTCACGGAAGCCCATGTATTTGATGCTTGTAAGCTGGAAATTTTTAGGATCACCATTACCGGAATTACCGGATTTGATACTCCTTTATCTGGTTCAGGTATTGCCGAGGCGGGAGTATCGTTGAAAGCAGTGGCAGGAGTGCTCCAAATGTTCGGAAAAAATGAGGCTCTGCAGAAACAAATTGATCAGGCTGTTTCTTATGTTGGTCAGCATGTTGATTTTAATGCTTTTGACCGGATGACCTTTATCAGGGTTTATGCTAATCAGATTTCAAAAGGCATTCTGAAATGGCAGAACGAGTTAAAGATCAAGCCACTGGAAACTGAACTGGCATTGTACAATAAAGCCGGGACCCTCTTCGATAGCGGTATTTTTAACATTAAGCATTTTGTAAATAGTGCCGAAGCGATTCCAAGTCCGGAAAAACTGGCTATCGGGAAAGCCTTATTTAATGATCCGATTGTATCCGGATCTGTAAGAACCTGTAACAGCTGTCATAAGCCAGAACTTGCTTTTTCAGACGGATTGATAAAAAGTCCGTCGCTGACACCAGGAGAATCCGTACAAAGAAATGCCCCTACACTGATGTATGCCGGATTGCAGAATGCGCAGTTTTATGATATGCGCTTCAGTAGTCTGGAGAATCAGGCCATGGATGTGATTGCGAACAAAGATGAAATGCACGGCTCTATTGAAGAAGCTGCTAAGCGTTTAGAAAAAGACCAACGATATTATCTTTTATTTCAAAAAGCTTTTCCAGCTATGGAAAAAGAGATTAAGCCCCGCTTCGTAATGATTGCAATTGCAAGTTATATTCGTTCTTTGAGCCCTTTCAATTCCAGGTTAGATCAATACATGAGAGGGGATAATCAGAAAATGAATCCAAATGAACTGAAGGGATTCAATTTATTTATGGGGAAAGCGAAATGTGCAACCTGTCATTTTATGCCATTATTTAATGGAACTGCCGGACCATCTTTCTCTAATACTGAAGGCGAAGTTTTAGGAGTATTGCAGGATCCTAAAGCCAAAAAGCCTATAATTGATTCTGATGAAGGCAGGTATAACTGGACCAAAATGGATGTGTTGAAATTCGCTTTTAAGACGCCTACATTGAGAAATATTGCTTTAACCGGGCCATATATGCATAATGGTGCGTATGAGACACTAGAAG